The genome window ACTATAAACATGGATCCATTTTCTTCCCTGAAGCTGGAACCAATATTGCTAACCATTATAAAATTAGAAAAGGAGATATTGATAAAGGCTTCGCTGAGGCAGATTTTGTTTTTGAAAATGAGTACTATGTGCCTCAAATTCAACACTCTCCTATTGAAACTCACTGTACTATTGCACAAGCAGAACCCGATGGTAAAATCAATGTTTGGGCAGGTTGTCAATCACCCTATGCAGTTAGAAAAGCTCTTGCTGCAGCGTTGCACTTACCTCTTCACAAAGTAAGAGTTGTATCCCCACAAGTAGGTGGAGGATTTGGTGGAAAAGCTGGTACTACATTGGAAGGAATTGTTATTCCTTTGGCCCAAAGATGTCTAGGAAGACCAGTAAAAATGACCTATACAAGAGAAGAAGAATTTATTGCAAGTTTCGTACGTCAAGGATTACTAGGGAAAATGAAAACGGGTGTAAACAAAGAAGGTAAAATTGTTGCCCAAGAAATTGTGTACTATTGGGATGGAGGAGCTTATACAGAGTATGGCGTAAATATTGCTCGTTCTGGTGGTTATTCATCAGTAGGGCCTTATGATGTTCCTAATGTAAAGGCAGATTCTATATGTGTATATACTAACCATCCAGTAGGCGGACCTTATAGAGGATTTGGTATGTCAGAAATCCATTTCTGTATCGAACAAAACATGGATGCTATTGCTGCAGAGATGGGAATGGATCCTGCTGAGTTTAGAAAACTAAACTGTCTAAAAGATGGTGGCCATAACGTAACTGGACAAGAAGTTCACAATGTTGGTTTGGTAGACTGTATTGATGCGGTAACAAAGGATATGAATTGGGACCAAAAGGTAAGCTTAGAGATTAAAGATGGTAAAATTAGAGGAAAAGGAATTTCCCTTGCCTTTAAAGCACCTTCTATGCCTAACAACGTACCTTCTTCCTCCATTATCCGATTTAATGAAGATGGTACTGCCCATTTATCAGTAACCGCAATGGATATAGGACAGGGTTCAGATACTGCCCTAGTGCAAATCGCTTCTGAAGTACTTCAATTGCCACCAGAAAGAATCTTAATGACTACTGGGGACACCGAGAATACACCTTATGAATGGCAAACCGTTGCTAGTCGTATCACATATTGTGCTGGTAATGCAGTATATAGAGCAGCTGAAGATGCGAAAAATCAATTTATTGAATTAGCAGCTGAAGGATTAGGAGTATCTCCTGAGGAACTCGAATTAAAAGATGGAGCAGTAGTATCAAAAACAGATTCAAGCAAGAAAATGCCTTTTGACCAATTATCTATGGGCTTGACTATGCCAGATGGATCTGGTATTCATGGACCAATTATTGGACGTGGAGCTTTCATTCCACCAGAAGTTAAGGATACTGATCCTGAAACTGGCCAAGGAGAAAAGCCAACAGCATTCTGGACCTATGGAGCTCAAGTAAGTGAAGTAGAAATCGATGTTGAAACTGGACATATCACTGTACCTGCTACAGCTGCTGCTTTTAATGTGGGTAAAGTTATTAACCCTCAACTTTGTGAAGCTCAAATAGAGGGAGGAATTGTTCAAGGTATAGGATCTATACTTTGGGAAGAAATGGTATTGGATCATGGAGTGGTTAAAAATCCAAGCTATGTAGATTATAAAATTCCTACAGCTTTTGATATTCCAGAAATGAAAATTACAATGGTTGAAATAGAAGAACCAACTGGACCTTTTGGTGCTAGAGGAGTAGCAGAGCCTGCTATGGTTGCCTGTGCTCCATCAGTTGCCAATGCGGTATTTGATGCTTTAGAAGTTAGAGTAGAAACCATGCCATTGACCAAGGAAAGAATATTAAATGCGGTAAAACAAAGTAAAAAAGTACAAGAATTACTAAAAAAATAATAAATTATAATTATACAATAAAATAAAGTCCAATATTGGACTTTATTTTATTGTATAATTATAAGCATCTATAAGATAGGATTATACCTAGAGAAGCTTTAGAAAAGCAAGATTAGCCTTTAAAGATGTAGGTATAGTAAAGAAGTAAAAATAAAAAGTAAGAAGATAAAGGATGAGTTACATTGAAAGAATATGATGAAAAAGAAATAGAAAAACAAGTACAGAGACATTTAAAGAGAAATTGGTTTTGCAGCTATATGGATGGTATCTTTATCATTGGAGGGATGGGATTTGTGGCTTTACCCACCATACTAACTTATTTTGCCAGTGAATTTACTGATTCACGGGTGATTATTGGTATGCTTACCTCGATTTCTCTTTTAGGTAAATATCTCCCCCAAATGTTTGGAGCAAAGATTTTGGAAGGCACCTCCCACAATAAGAAATATGTTAGTATTTTTGGTTTTTTACAAAGAGTACCTTGGTTTATCATGGCCTTTATTACTTATTCTTATGGAAAACAAAATCCTACCTTTACTTTGGCTGCATTTTATTTATTGTATGGTTTCTATACAGTGACAAGTGGGATGTTTAGCCCAGGATGGTTAGATTTAATTGCCAAGGTAATCCCCGTTAATTTAAGGGGGAGATTTTTTGGACTGCGAAAATTTATCGG of Irregularibacter muris contains these proteins:
- a CDS encoding xanthine dehydrogenase family protein molybdopterin-binding subunit, with amino-acid sequence MNFVGQSVKRVDGVRKATGYTKYADDIKMSKMLYAKAKRSPLAHARIVSIDTSKAEALSGVKAIITGQDVKTKVGLYLEDKTFLAVDKVRYVGEAVAAVAAETEAIAEEACDLIEVEYEELPGVFSIKDAIAPDASLVHEELGDYKHGSIFFPEAGTNIANHYKIRKGDIDKGFAEADFVFENEYYVPQIQHSPIETHCTIAQAEPDGKINVWAGCQSPYAVRKALAAALHLPLHKVRVVSPQVGGGFGGKAGTTLEGIVIPLAQRCLGRPVKMTYTREEEFIASFVRQGLLGKMKTGVNKEGKIVAQEIVYYWDGGAYTEYGVNIARSGGYSSVGPYDVPNVKADSICVYTNHPVGGPYRGFGMSEIHFCIEQNMDAIAAEMGMDPAEFRKLNCLKDGGHNVTGQEVHNVGLVDCIDAVTKDMNWDQKVSLEIKDGKIRGKGISLAFKAPSMPNNVPSSSIIRFNEDGTAHLSVTAMDIGQGSDTALVQIASEVLQLPPERILMTTGDTENTPYEWQTVASRITYCAGNAVYRAAEDAKNQFIELAAEGLGVSPEELELKDGAVVSKTDSSKKMPFDQLSMGLTMPDGSGIHGPIIGRGAFIPPEVKDTDPETGQGEKPTAFWTYGAQVSEVEIDVETGHITVPATAAAFNVGKVINPQLCEAQIEGGIVQGIGSILWEEMVLDHGVVKNPSYVDYKIPTAFDIPEMKITMVEIEEPTGPFGARGVAEPAMVACAPSVANAVFDALEVRVETMPLTKERILNAVKQSKKVQELLKK